From the genome of Blautia pseudococcoides, one region includes:
- a CDS encoding peptidase domain-containing ABC transporter, with translation MDIKARVYLQSNQNECGLCAIAALASVYGFIQPIEFYRKKFFIGRDGLTLASLKEILKSIYFIPTVEKTGSLQVEDLKKKAPCILFLKHHYVMFEKIHKEMCYIIDPAIGKQKITLEELNHKFGGYVITVKKETGFKQYRTKESDFRYIKKMFQELAIVLSGVSLISIISNIITVIIPVLLQKIVDTLLYSSEMNAINHRIYLCLVLMLIVYIAIIEAQNRSLVYLQCRIMSKLSYGVSQHLLKIKYAFFDSKNSADILFRLNLLKNVEQTLSTMILSLIMGLSTVFVIFTYFCFYDTRIALILGITSIGIGLYVYVINEKLSKVNEKYILKSRKFEGTQTEIILNSFQIKSMGIEQYFSKKIDSDFTNYKKAYKRNQNVVMRFNANINTLEIFFPIVLIAAYVCTGMRIKSLGELLVIYILISFFVKHEAITINSLIQLARLKPSLFFINDILDEHEIELGGNETIEKFEKLEVKNLEFKYNDNQELILKDINLTVKRGQKVAIVGISGEGKTTLIKILCRLYDAIYGDIQINGKDISEIIHKSYFDIFNIVSQQAVIFNATIRENILLGLPDITDDRILNILQTVNFYDDVKNMPMGLDTVISNQNNNLSGGQIQKIAIARCLIRNPQILILDEATSSLDIQNEMEIHRNLKKLGITLLVISHRLSTIVDSDMIYYMRNGRIQESGTHEELMLAQRGYYSLYCKSIN, from the coding sequence ATGGATATAAAAGCAAGGGTATATCTGCAATCGAACCAAAATGAATGCGGGTTATGTGCAATTGCAGCGCTAGCATCTGTTTATGGATTCATTCAGCCGATAGAGTTTTATAGAAAAAAATTTTTCATAGGGAGAGACGGGCTTACACTTGCAAGTTTAAAGGAGATTTTGAAAAGTATTTATTTTATCCCTACAGTCGAAAAGACAGGGAGTTTGCAAGTAGAGGATTTGAAAAAAAAAGCCCCTTGTATTCTTTTTCTGAAGCATCATTATGTAATGTTTGAGAAAATACATAAAGAAATGTGCTATATCATAGATCCAGCTATAGGTAAGCAGAAAATAACGCTGGAAGAGCTTAATCACAAATTTGGCGGATACGTTATTACTGTAAAAAAGGAAACTGGATTTAAACAATATAGAACAAAAGAAAGCGATTTTAGATATATAAAAAAGATGTTCCAGGAACTTGCTATAGTTCTCTCAGGAGTTTCGTTAATCTCTATAATTAGCAATATAATTACCGTTATCATCCCTGTTTTATTACAAAAAATTGTTGATACTTTGCTATATAGCTCTGAAATGAATGCTATTAACCATAGAATTTATTTATGCTTAGTCCTGATGCTCATTGTTTATATAGCTATCATTGAGGCACAAAATCGTTCCTTGGTGTATCTCCAATGTAGAATTATGAGTAAGCTTTCATATGGTGTATCACAGCATCTTTTAAAAATAAAATATGCATTTTTTGATAGTAAAAATTCAGCAGATATTTTATTTCGTCTAAATTTGCTGAAAAATGTAGAGCAGACACTTTCCACAATGATACTTTCCTTGATTATGGGACTGAGTACAGTGTTTGTGATATTTACATATTTTTGTTTTTATGATACTCGTATTGCCTTAATATTAGGAATTACAAGCATAGGAATCGGTCTGTATGTTTATGTTATAAATGAGAAGCTTTCTAAAGTTAATGAAAAGTATATTTTAAAAAGTAGAAAATTTGAAGGGACACAAACAGAAATTATATTAAATTCCTTTCAAATTAAATCTATGGGGATAGAGCAGTACTTTTCAAAGAAAATAGACAGTGATTTTACAAACTATAAGAAAGCATATAAAAGAAATCAAAATGTGGTTATGAGGTTTAATGCGAATATTAATACGTTAGAAATCTTTTTCCCAATTGTATTAATTGCAGCATACGTTTGTACAGGAATGAGGATTAAATCACTAGGGGAATTACTTGTGATTTATATATTAATTAGTTTTTTCGTAAAGCATGAGGCAATCACAATTAATTCTCTTATCCAATTAGCGAGATTGAAACCTAGTTTGTTTTTTATCAATGATATACTGGACGAACATGAAATAGAACTTGGAGGGAATGAAACGATTGAAAAATTTGAAAAATTAGAAGTAAAGAATCTTGAATTCAAATATAATGACAATCAAGAATTAATATTAAAAGATATTAATTTGACAGTGAAAAGAGGTCAAAAAGTTGCGATTGTAGGAATATCGGGAGAAGGTAAGACAACATTGATTAAAATTTTGTGCCGATTATATGATGCCATTTATGGAGATATACAGATAAATGGAAAAGACATATCCGAAATTATTCATAAGTCATATTTTGATATATTTAATATTGTCAGCCAACAGGCAGTCATTTTTAATGCAACAATAAGGGAAAATATTTTATTAGGGTTACCAGACATCACGGATGATAGAATATTAAATATTTTGCAAACTGTAAATTTTTATGATGATGTGAAGAATATGCCGATGGGCCTAGATACAGTTATATCAAATCAAAATAATAATTTGTCAGGTGGGCAAATCCAAAAAATTGCAATAGCAAGATGTTTAATACGAAATCCGCAAATATTGATATTAGACGAAGCAACCAGTTCTTTGGATATACAGAATGAAATGGAAATTCATAGAAATTTGAAAAAATTAGGAATTACTTTGTTGGTTATTTCGCATAGGTTATCCACAATTGTTGACTCAGATATGATTTATTATATGAGAAATGGTAGGATTCAAGAGAGTGGTACACATGAGGAATTGATGTTGGCACAAAGAGGATATTATTCATTATATTGTAAAAGTATAAATTAA
- a CDS encoding radical SAM/SPASM domain-containing protein: MEYKSCGILLTENCNARCKMCCDSRGHVRGKTLSKEELTLILENIKECKSINVIGITGGEPMLYPDLIEYIFNYNYGRKMDFTIKTNGFWGKDTEKAREFIVKYKDKIKNLSFSYDEFHKEFIDIQNIINIINIADELEVSTEVVGCFLRSGMTPGEALDLLGDCAYKTTFAWQPVIKTGSALTSFSDDKFYKIFNTDKHEARCIGLLDRTLLINPQLNVYPCCSQVIENTLLLVGNLKNERLKDIINNINCNKVFYEIYTKGFAPFLELLDKKGIEYPHQVTSACEYCQLFFHNDWFLHMLKEEKYFETI; encoded by the coding sequence ATGGAATATAAGTCATGTGGAATTCTTTTAACGGAAAATTGTAATGCAAGATGCAAAATGTGCTGTGATTCTAGAGGTCATGTTAGAGGAAAAACATTATCAAAAGAAGAGTTGACACTTATTTTAGAGAATATTAAAGAGTGTAAAAGTATAAATGTAATTGGAATAACTGGTGGAGAGCCAATGCTTTATCCTGATTTAATTGAATATATTTTTAATTATAATTATGGAAGAAAGATGGATTTTACAATCAAGACAAATGGTTTTTGGGGTAAAGATACAGAAAAAGCTAGAGAATTCATTGTAAAATACAAAGATAAAATTAAGAATTTATCATTTAGCTATGATGAATTTCACAAGGAATTTATTGATATACAAAATATTATAAATATTATTAATATTGCAGATGAATTGGAAGTTTCAACAGAGGTGGTAGGATGTTTTTTGCGGAGTGGGATGACACCTGGAGAGGCATTAGATTTATTGGGAGACTGTGCATATAAAACTACTTTTGCATGGCAACCAGTCATAAAAACAGGCTCTGCATTAACTTCATTTTCAGATGATAAATTTTATAAAATTTTTAATACAGATAAGCATGAAGCAAGATGTATTGGCCTTCTGGATAGAACTCTTTTAATTAATCCACAGCTTAATGTGTATCCATGTTGCTCTCAAGTCATTGAAAACACATTGTTGCTAGTGGGAAATTTAAAAAATGAAAGATTAAAGGATATAATCAATAATATTAATTGTAATAAAGTGTTTTATGAAATATATACTAAAGGATTTGCTCCTTTTTTGGAACTTTTGGATAAAAAAGGAATTGAATATCCGCATCAGGTAACATCTGCATGTGAGTATTGTCAATTATTTTTCCACAATGACTGGTTTTTACATATGTTGAAAGAAGAGAAATACTTTGAAACTATATAA
- the tnpB gene encoding IS66 family insertion sequence element accessory protein TnpB, which produces MPLSSALFLFCGRRRDRIKALFREPDGFTQIYKRLSVCGAIHGPGRSQAWYSQVANLSTKERFILCSKI; this is translated from the coding sequence TTGCCATTGTCCAGTGCCCTCTTTCTTTTCTGTGGAAGAAGACGGGACAGGATTAAAGCCTTGTTTCGGGAACCTGACGGCTTCACTCAGATCTATAAGCGGTTGTCTGTCTGCGGGGCTATCCATGGGCCAGGAAGGAGTCAAGCATGGTATTCACAAGTTGCAAATCTCTCAACCAAAGAACGGTTCATCTTGTGCTCGAAAATATAG
- a CDS encoding ATP-binding cassette domain-containing protein, translating to MELKNFTLKVGNKTLFHNVNITFENHTINHILGGNGVGKSCLAKACVGMLNCGGDIIGNKNTILIGSSSNIPEEFYIEDIVAILKKKYGKKKVNDLFMLLKLNTVSNRLCIKKMSDGQKQKIKLLAFLCEDPEVIILDEFTNALDKNSSIEIYDFINNYVKDFNMTVINITHNLSDLEYMNGNYYYVSGKNIYRIESKQQIIQKYIQGE from the coding sequence ATGGAATTGAAAAATTTCACATTAAAAGTTGGAAATAAGACTCTATTCCATAATGTTAATATTACTTTTGAAAATCATACTATTAATCATATTTTAGGTGGCAATGGAGTAGGAAAATCGTGCTTGGCAAAAGCCTGTGTTGGGATGTTGAATTGTGGTGGGGATATTATTGGAAACAAGAATACTATTTTAATAGGAAGTAGCAGTAATATTCCGGAGGAGTTTTATATTGAGGATATAGTAGCGATTCTTAAAAAAAAGTATGGAAAAAAGAAGGTAAATGATTTATTTATGCTTTTAAAATTGAACACAGTATCAAATAGATTATGCATAAAAAAAATGAGCGATGGACAAAAACAAAAAATAAAATTACTTGCATTTTTGTGTGAAGATCCGGAAGTCATTATTCTTGACGAATTTACAAATGCTTTAGACAAAAATAGTTCTATCGAAATATATGACTTTATTAATAACTATGTGAAAGACTTTAATATGACTGTTATTAATATAACGCATAATTTATCTGATTTAGAATATATGAATGGAAATTACTATTATGTTTCAGGGAAAAATATATATAGAATCGAATCAAAACAGCAAATTATTCAAAAGTATATTCAAGGAGAATAG
- a CDS encoding zinc metalloprotease: MKLYKYGEYTIAQEERSDEVIIAEGQNFYKVDHKTMNELFDRNKLEYITTKKDNPIFAIAMTVVICITIFLYFSSQKYVLVNTDFLQATMILIFNIVIHEAGHIVFLKGFYRKSIVKVGFKFVFIYPAFFVDTSYSYLLPKYKRIAIYLAGNFMNCVFLLLCIFFFSHLLPYCYLIVSNILINFIPIIKSDGYYAFIALINKVNKSLTFKGEVVEDFIRGSIMFAFMSVLSYVSNFIL, from the coding sequence TTGAAACTATATAAATATGGTGAATATACTATAGCTCAAGAAGAAAGATCAGATGAAGTAATTATTGCAGAAGGTCAGAATTTTTATAAAGTAGATCATAAGACAATGAATGAGCTGTTTGATCGAAATAAATTAGAATATATAACTACAAAAAAAGATAATCCGATATTTGCTATAGCAATGACTGTTGTAATATGCATAACTATATTTTTATATTTTTCCAGCCAAAAATATGTTCTTGTAAATACTGATTTTTTACAGGCAACTATGATTCTAATATTTAATATCGTAATACACGAAGCAGGACACATAGTATTTTTAAAGGGTTTCTATCGAAAAAGTATAGTAAAGGTGGGCTTTAAATTTGTATTTATTTATCCTGCATTTTTTGTAGATACATCCTACAGTTATTTGTTACCCAAATATAAGCGGATAGCTATTTACTTAGCAGGTAATTTTATGAATTGTGTGTTTTTGTTGCTGTGTATATTTTTCTTTTCACATTTATTACCATACTGCTATCTGATTGTCTCTAATATATTGATAAATTTTATACCTATTATCAAAAGTGATGGATATTATGCTTTTATAGCATTGATAAATAAAGTAAATAAAAGCCTCACTTTTAAAGGAGAGGTGGTAGAAGACTTTATCAGAGGTTCAATCATGTTTGCTTTTATGAGTGTTTTATCTTATGTTTCTAATTTTATTTTGTAG
- a CDS encoding ABC transporter ATP-binding protein, which yields MEYALQTINLCKTIKEEKIIINCDMHIRKGEIYTLIGPNGAGKTTIIKLITNLWKPTDGAIQIFKQPLSYNTQLALQRMGVIVDKPIFYEELSGENNLKIHCEYMNYDNQRSIENVLDLFQLSGVAQKPVKNYSLGMRQRLGVARAVLTKPELLILDEPNSNLDSTETKYLWDLLQMLREELGVTIMITSRTASGIEDIADCVGIINRGKVITEVSMKEFREKSVSYIDVKLGKRQCVEPLLKDVLNHIDHVNSGG from the coding sequence ATGGAATATGCTCTGCAAACAATAAATTTATGCAAGACTATTAAAGAAGAAAAAATAATTATAAACTGTGATATGCACATAAGAAAAGGTGAAATTTATACTTTGATTGGACCTAATGGAGCAGGAAAAACAACGATTATAAAATTAATTACAAATTTGTGGAAGCCAACGGATGGTGCGATTCAAATATTTAAGCAACCGCTATCATATAACACGCAGTTGGCATTACAAAGAATGGGAGTAATAGTTGACAAGCCTATTTTTTATGAGGAACTTAGCGGCGAAAATAATTTAAAGATTCATTGCGAGTATATGAACTATGATAACCAACGAAGCATTGAGAATGTATTGGATTTGTTTCAATTATCTGGGGTAGCACAGAAACCCGTAAAAAATTATTCTTTAGGAATGAGGCAACGTCTAGGTGTTGCCAGGGCAGTCTTAACAAAACCGGAATTATTAATACTTGATGAGCCAAATAGTAATTTGGATTCTACTGAGACTAAATACTTATGGGATTTATTACAAATGTTAAGAGAAGAATTGGGAGTTACTATTATGATTACCAGCAGGACTGCTTCAGGTATAGAGGATATAGCGGATTGTGTAGGTATTATCAACCGGGGAAAAGTAATTACAGAAGTTTCCATGAAAGAATTTAGAGAAAAGTCAGTTTCATATATTGATGTAAAGCTGGGAAAAAGACAATGTGTAGAGCCACTGCTAAAGGATGTTTTAAACCATATAGACCATGTTAATAGTGGTGGTTAA
- the metK gene encoding methionine adenosyltransferase has protein sequence MNRKLFTAESVTEGHPDKMCDQISDAILDAVMEQDPMGRVACEVCCTTGLVMVMGEITTQAYVDIPKVVRETVREIGYTSGELGFDADTCGVITMIDEQSPDIALGVDQALEAKEEKLFENDVESIGAGDQGMMFGYASDETEDYMPYPISIAHKLALQLAEVRKKGILSYLRPDGKTQVTVEYNENGIPKRLDTIVISTQHNPEVSQEQIEKDIKKYVCDAVIPKGMTDNLTKFFINPTGRFVIGGPHGDSGLTGRKIIVDTYGGMACHGGGAFSGKDCTKVDRSAAYAARYAAKNIVAAGLAKRCEIQLSYAIGVAQPTSISVNTFGTGKISDSKLEKIVKENFDFRPAGIIRMLDLRRPIYKQTAAYGHFGRIDLELPWERIDRVDLLKKVAEKV, from the coding sequence ATGAACAGAAAATTATTTACAGCAGAATCAGTAACAGAAGGTCATCCAGATAAAATGTGTGATCAGATTTCGGATGCAATCTTGGATGCAGTTATGGAACAGGATCCTATGGGGCGTGTTGCCTGTGAGGTGTGTTGTACAACGGGATTAGTAATGGTTATGGGAGAAATTACAACGCAAGCTTATGTGGATATCCCTAAAGTTGTACGTGAAACTGTAAGAGAAATCGGCTATACAAGCGGAGAGCTTGGATTCGATGCAGATACTTGTGGTGTAATTACCATGATAGATGAACAGTCTCCAGACATTGCATTAGGTGTTGATCAAGCTTTAGAAGCAAAAGAGGAGAAGTTGTTTGAGAATGATGTTGAGTCGATTGGAGCAGGAGACCAGGGCATGATGTTTGGATATGCTTCTGATGAAACGGAAGACTATATGCCATATCCTATTTCCATAGCACATAAGCTGGCACTTCAGCTGGCCGAGGTGAGAAAAAAGGGAATCTTGTCCTATTTACGTCCAGATGGGAAGACACAGGTAACAGTTGAGTACAATGAAAATGGAATTCCAAAGAGGCTAGATACTATCGTGATTTCTACGCAGCATAATCCAGAAGTGTCACAAGAGCAGATTGAAAAAGATATTAAGAAATATGTATGCGATGCAGTGATTCCAAAAGGAATGACAGATAATCTAACGAAATTTTTTATAAATCCAACAGGACGTTTTGTTATTGGCGGGCCACATGGAGACAGCGGACTGACAGGACGTAAGATTATTGTGGATACTTATGGCGGCATGGCATGTCATGGTGGCGGAGCGTTTTCTGGAAAAGATTGTACAAAGGTAGATCGTTCAGCGGCTTATGCAGCACGCTATGCAGCAAAAAATATTGTGGCAGCAGGGCTGGCAAAACGATGTGAAATTCAGCTGTCTTATGCTATTGGTGTGGCACAGCCGACATCTATTTCTGTAAATACGTTTGGTACAGGAAAGATATCTGATAGTAAACTGGAAAAGATTGTGAAAGAAAATTTTGATTTCCGTCCAGCAGGAATCATTCGTATGCTCGATTTACGCAGACCGATTTACAAACAAACAGCTGCGTATGGGCATTTTGGACGGATTGATTTAGAACTTCCTTGGGAACGTATTGATAGAGTAGATTTATTAAAAAAGGTAGCTGAAAAAGTGTAA
- a CDS encoding ABC transporter permease — protein sequence MELRKNLRNKNIIFYTFTVIICFLLGYFLLASLDKIINPTIQQLYNSIYTVYTEFGMIIFPVLILQTFSNDYKNKNILFYKLMGYNWLKYFLTKVILSFCLLSVPTILGLVLVGVIYNNFSYLGIMIFYFESVICFQVLLECLWGFMFKSLIFGYVVNFAYWLFSIMFATASEKMSFLARYDAANIVYKDLSEYFTTLDGKYLHIAGNCLYTAATFCVVFIIIYFSKRRWSKNGI from the coding sequence ATGGAACTTAGAAAAAATCTTAGAAACAAAAATATAATTTTTTACACTTTTACTGTAATAATTTGTTTTTTACTTGGATATTTTCTCTTAGCCAGTTTGGATAAAATAATTAACCCTACCATTCAGCAACTTTATAATAGCATTTATACTGTTTATACGGAATTTGGAATGATTATTTTTCCTGTATTAATCTTACAGACTTTTTCTAACGATTATAAAAATAAGAACATATTGTTCTATAAACTTATGGGATATAATTGGTTGAAATATTTTTTAACGAAAGTTATATTGAGTTTTTGCTTGTTAAGTGTACCAACTATATTAGGTTTAGTTTTAGTCGGGGTAATATATAATAATTTCTCATATTTAGGTATTATGATATTTTACTTTGAAAGTGTAATTTGTTTTCAAGTCCTTTTGGAATGCTTATGGGGATTCATGTTTAAGAGCCTGATATTTGGTTATGTTGTTAATTTTGCTTACTGGCTTTTCTCAATCATGTTTGCAACGGCAAGTGAGAAAATGAGTTTTTTAGCAAGATATGATGCTGCAAATATAGTATACAAAGATTTGTCAGAATATTTTACTACTTTAGATGGCAAATATTTGCATATTGCGGGGAATTGTCTATATACTGCTGCTACATTTTGTGTAGTATTTATTATTATTTATTTTAGTAAAAGGAGATGGAGTAAGAATGGAATATAA